A genome region from Hydrogenoanaerobacterium saccharovorans includes the following:
- a CDS encoding SpoIIIAH-like family protein yields the protein MNMILGKRHIILAALVLSLGIAVYLNWVYSASGEDFVATETATTTETKNYGDSKYVSLDGEQIQVVSNSKYFNEARVNRTKTRDKAVDSIKKMFKDADLTDTEKAALAVQATDIAQAIETEGAVESLIKAKGFEDCMVYLADDKADVIVKASGLQKEDVAKIKDIVLAQTDVVVENISITETK from the coding sequence ATGAACATGATTCTGGGGAAAAGGCATATTATACTGGCGGCGTTGGTGCTAAGCTTGGGCATTGCGGTCTACCTCAACTGGGTGTATTCCGCCAGCGGAGAGGATTTTGTTGCAACAGAAACAGCAACAACGACCGAAACCAAAAACTACGGAGACAGCAAATACGTCAGTTTGGACGGAGAACAAATTCAAGTGGTATCGAACTCCAAGTACTTTAACGAAGCACGTGTTAACCGTACAAAAACCCGTGATAAAGCAGTTGACAGTATTAAAAAAATGTTTAAAGATGCCGACCTAACCGATACAGAAAAAGCTGCACTGGCTGTACAGGCAACTGATATTGCTCAAGCAATTGAGACAGAAGGTGCCGTTGAAAGCCTGATCAAAGCAAAAGGGTTTGAAGATTGCATGGTTTACCTTGCAGATGATAAAGCTGATGTGATTGTAAAGGCGAGCGGGCTGCAAAAAGAAGATGTTGCAAAAATTAAAGACATCGTTCTTGCACAAACCGATGTCGTTGTAGAGAATATCTCCATAACCGAAACCAAATAA
- a CDS encoding Asp23/Gls24 family envelope stress response protein, which yields MEEKKVNETIGSLKISQEVIATIASVAAKEIDGVAGMAACPATIKKFLLKNPVAKSINIVLNDDIAVIDVYVNLKYGAKIPVVSENIQKSVKEAVQTMTGIVVSKVNVFVSGIVFEDNK from the coding sequence GTGGAAGAAAAGAAAGTAAACGAGACCATCGGCAGTCTCAAAATTTCACAGGAGGTCATTGCCACCATTGCAAGCGTTGCTGCTAAAGAGATTGACGGCGTAGCGGGAATGGCAGCATGCCCTGCTACCATTAAAAAGTTTTTACTTAAAAATCCTGTTGCCAAGTCGATTAATATTGTGCTCAACGATGACATTGCTGTAATCGACGTTTATGTTAATCTTAAATATGGCGCTAAAATTCCTGTGGTATCCGAGAATATCCAAAAAAGTGTCAAAGAAGCAGTTCAAACAATGACTGGGATCGTTGTTTCTAAAGTAAATGTGTTTGTATCTGGCATTGTGTTTGAGGATAATAAATAA
- the nusB gene encoding transcription antitermination factor NusB, with the protein MTRRDAREQAFVLIFEKSFNKDDSIDDIIKNATEGRNIEVDPFAFQLASGWMSHVDEIDEQIEKHSTKWKMNRISRVALSILRLSIYELLFSKEVPDRVAINEAVELAKKFGTDEDSSFVNGVLGAVMRSKPANKTEND; encoded by the coding sequence ATGACACGCAGAGATGCCAGAGAACAGGCATTCGTACTCATATTTGAAAAATCGTTTAACAAGGATGACTCAATTGATGATATCATCAAAAACGCAACCGAGGGCCGAAATATAGAAGTTGACCCATTTGCTTTTCAGCTCGCTTCCGGATGGATGTCTCATGTAGACGAAATTGATGAGCAGATTGAAAAGCATTCAACCAAATGGAAGATGAACCGAATCTCCCGTGTGGCGCTTTCAATACTGCGTCTTTCTATTTATGAGCTTCTTTTTTCAAAAGAGGTTCCGGACAGGGTTGCTATCAATGAGGCAGTTGAACTTGCCAAAAAATTTGGTACCGATGAAGATTCCTCTTTTGTAAATGGTGTGCTGGGGGCGGTTATGCGCAGCAAGCCTGCAAATAAAACTGAAAATGATTGA
- a CDS encoding peptidase M22 produces the protein MGLFLGIDTSNYTTSTALYDSSNDTVIHSRKLLPVREGELGLRQSDAVFAHVKQLPEVINSLLGDKQYKFDGVGYSARPRDVEGSYMPCFLVGEMLAKVLANQSSAPLYDFSHQAGHIAAALYSANRLDLLKREFVAFHFSGGTTEGLWVKPDRDCVMQIKQVSGTLDLNAGQVVDRVGGMLGIPFPAGKELEKLALTCNTDYHVRVKLKGMDCCLSGVENQCRDMLAKGSQKNEVAKFCLDTICATVQAMSEAIMLECGDIPRVYAGGVTSNSLVRNHISQWLGGVFATPELSSDNAVGVALLAYLRAQRSRL, from the coding sequence ATGGGTTTATTTTTAGGGATAGATACCAGCAACTATACGACATCCACAGCACTTTATGACAGCTCCAACGATACGGTAATACACAGCCGTAAGCTGCTGCCTGTGCGTGAGGGTGAACTTGGGCTGCGCCAAAGCGATGCTGTATTTGCCCATGTAAAGCAGCTTCCCGAGGTGATTAACAGCCTTTTGGGGGACAAGCAGTATAAATTCGACGGTGTTGGCTATTCTGCACGCCCGCGTGATGTTGAGGGCTCTTATATGCCGTGTTTTCTTGTGGGAGAAATGCTGGCAAAAGTGCTTGCCAATCAGAGCAGTGCTCCGCTGTACGATTTTTCTCATCAAGCTGGGCATATTGCTGCGGCACTTTACTCTGCCAATCGTTTGGATTTGCTAAAACGAGAATTCGTAGCCTTTCATTTTTCGGGAGGGACTACAGAAGGATTATGGGTAAAGCCTGATCGCGATTGTGTTATGCAAATAAAACAGGTTTCCGGTACCCTTGACCTAAACGCAGGGCAGGTAGTTGACCGTGTGGGTGGTATGTTGGGCATTCCATTTCCTGCAGGTAAAGAGTTGGAAAAACTGGCGCTTACTTGTAATACCGATTATCACGTCCGTGTTAAACTCAAAGGAATGGACTGCTGTTTATCCGGTGTAGAAAACCAGTGCCGCGATATGCTTGCAAAAGGTTCGCAAAAAAATGAGGTCGCAAAATTTTGTTTGGATACTATTTGCGCTACAGTACAGGCAATGAGTGAGGCAATCATGCTGGAATGCGGAGATATCCCGCGTGTTTACGCTGGCGGAGTAACCAGCAACAGCTTGGTTCGCAATCACATTTCACAGTGGCTTGGTGGGGTGTTTGCAACTCCGGAATTATCTTCTGATAATGCAGTTGGTGTTGCATTGCTTGCTTATTTAAGGGCGCAGAGGTCAAGACTATGA
- the xseA gene encoding exodeoxyribonuclease VII large subunit — protein sequence MINNVLTVSQLNRYIKAVFDDNKQLSSILIKGEISNFSDHFSSGHLYFSLKDSGASVKAVMFKSYAQQLKFRPQNGQKVLLTCSVSVFERDGIYQLYVYDMQPDGAGALALAFEQLKDKLAKEGLFDLNHKKPIPKLPQKIGIITSQTGAALQDILNILARRYPVVRVVVVPALVQGENAALDMITALQALNETNACDVIIIGRGGGSAEDLWAFNSEQLARAIYASHIPVISAVGHETDFTIADFAADLRAPTPSAAAELAVPDLQELRYALDSTQQKLTENIYRRLGELSAKLAFYQHHRALQSPSALLKQYSNHLAESERCLTVAMQKQLDAQQQKISKYARLLDTLSPLHVLARGYAIAFKEGKPMSHSSDASIGDELYVQLSNGGLNARVTAVTEEHI from the coding sequence ATGATTAACAATGTACTAACGGTTTCACAGCTGAATCGTTATATTAAAGCTGTTTTTGATGATAACAAACAGCTTTCAAGCATTTTGATTAAAGGCGAAATATCGAACTTCTCTGACCATTTTAGTTCTGGGCATCTCTATTTTTCGCTTAAAGATTCAGGTGCATCCGTAAAAGCAGTGATGTTTAAAAGCTATGCACAGCAGCTTAAATTCCGCCCGCAAAACGGGCAAAAAGTATTGCTTACCTGTTCTGTTTCGGTATTTGAACGTGACGGAATCTACCAATTGTACGTTTATGATATGCAGCCGGATGGTGCAGGTGCGCTGGCACTTGCTTTTGAACAGTTAAAAGATAAGCTTGCTAAAGAGGGTTTGTTTGACTTAAATCATAAAAAGCCTATTCCCAAATTGCCTCAAAAAATCGGTATAATTACTTCGCAGACAGGTGCTGCATTGCAAGATATTTTAAATATCCTCGCAAGGCGCTACCCAGTTGTTCGGGTTGTTGTTGTACCTGCTTTGGTACAGGGCGAAAACGCAGCCTTGGATATGATTACGGCTTTGCAGGCTTTAAACGAAACTAATGCCTGCGATGTAATTATAATCGGCAGAGGTGGCGGTTCTGCCGAGGATTTGTGGGCATTTAACAGCGAACAGCTGGCTCGTGCTATCTATGCTTCGCATATTCCGGTAATTTCGGCAGTGGGGCACGAAACCGATTTTACGATTGCAGATTTTGCAGCAGACCTGCGTGCTCCAACACCTTCGGCTGCAGCAGAACTTGCCGTACCTGATTTGCAAGAGTTGCGGTACGCATTGGATTCTACACAACAAAAACTTACAGAAAATATCTACCGCCGCTTGGGTGAATTATCAGCAAAGCTTGCATTTTATCAGCATCATAGGGCATTACAGAGCCCCTCTGCTTTACTGAAACAGTACAGCAATCATCTTGCAGAAAGCGAACGTTGCTTAACTGTGGCAATGCAGAAACAATTAGATGCACAGCAACAAAAAATATCAAAATACGCTAGGCTCCTTGATACATTGAGCCCTCTGCATGTTTTGGCAAGAGGTTATGCTATAGCTTTTAAAGAAGGTAAGCCTATGTCTCACAGCAGTGATGCTTCGATTGGTGATGAACTGTACGTTCAGCTTTCAAATGGCGGGTTGAATGCCCGGGTTACTGCGGTTACGGAGGAACACATATGA
- the xseB gene encoding exodeoxyribonuclease VII small subunit: MKKELTLEQALERLDNIVMQLEDGGLPLDKALKLFEEGTSLVRLCSSQMQEAQLKVEVLSKELLAKQKDI, encoded by the coding sequence ATGAAAAAAGAATTGACATTGGAGCAGGCATTGGAACGTCTTGACAACATTGTGATGCAATTAGAAGATGGCGGGTTGCCTCTGGATAAAGCACTGAAATTATTTGAAGAAGGCACCTCGCTGGTTCGTTTGTGCAGTAGCCAAATGCAAGAGGCTCAGCTTAAGGTGGAAGTGCTTTCGAAAGAACTGCTGGCAAAGCAGAAAGATATATAG
- a CDS encoding polyprenyl synthetase family protein, with protein MLNYDEKYERYLTEIDQALDRYLNEADTLYQSVISAMRYSILGAGKRVRAILLIEFCKACGGTQQLAMPFACALEMIHAYSLIHDDLPCMDNDELRRGKPSCWKEFGETTALLAGDGLLTKAFEAAASSTAQANLALRAMMELAKNAGTSGMLGGQVIDLEGEGKPVDEARLLKMYSMKTGALINSAAKIGCILAGADEERISLSHEFAEKIGLAFQIVDDILDVTGNEKILGKPIGSDVQSHKTTFVALHDLEYAKNKAIKLTEDAKSILTKFALEDDFLYELTDRLAVREN; from the coding sequence ATGCTCAATTATGATGAAAAATACGAACGCTATCTTACTGAAATAGACCAAGCTTTGGATCGGTATCTTAACGAAGCCGATACCCTCTACCAAAGCGTAATTTCTGCTATGCGTTACAGCATATTAGGGGCAGGAAAACGTGTGAGAGCAATTCTTTTAATAGAATTTTGCAAGGCTTGCGGAGGCACACAGCAGCTTGCAATGCCTTTTGCGTGTGCATTGGAAATGATTCACGCTTATTCATTGATTCACGATGATTTGCCATGCATGGACAACGATGAGCTGCGCCGTGGTAAACCATCCTGTTGGAAAGAGTTCGGAGAAACCACGGCTTTGCTTGCGGGGGACGGACTGTTAACCAAAGCATTTGAGGCGGCAGCAAGCAGCACGGCGCAGGCGAACCTTGCTTTGCGCGCCATGATGGAACTTGCCAAAAATGCAGGTACATCGGGTATGCTTGGCGGACAGGTAATCGACCTTGAAGGGGAAGGAAAGCCTGTAGACGAAGCCCGTCTGTTGAAGATGTACTCCATGAAAACAGGAGCACTGATTAATTCAGCTGCTAAAATCGGATGTATTCTTGCAGGCGCAGACGAGGAAAGAATCTCTCTGTCACATGAGTTTGCAGAAAAAATCGGGTTGGCATTTCAGATTGTTGATGATATACTGGATGTGACAGGAAATGAAAAAATACTTGGAAAGCCTATCGGCAGTGATGTGCAAAGCCATAAAACAACTTTTGTTGCTTTGCATGATCTTGAGTACGCAAAAAATAAAGCAATTAAGCTAACCGAAGACGCTAAATCAATTTTAACGAAATTTGCTTTAGAAGACGATTTTTTATACGAACTTACAGATAGACTGGCGGTTAGAGAAAATTGA
- a CDS encoding divergent PAP2 family protein — protein MGVLRQFTGNYYINVAFIAWVSAQLLKTLFTLVSTKKFVPERLVGAGGMPSSHSALVCSLTVTFARKLGFSSPVFALSLALAGIVMYDAMGVRRAAGEQAKVLNKIVFGFKAWNWNTDDDTDDEKAIEAAEIVEHIPDKALKEFIGHTPLEVLGGALLGILISISFPV, from the coding sequence ATGGGAGTGCTTCGACAATTTACGGGGAATTATTACATTAATGTGGCTTTTATAGCTTGGGTATCGGCTCAATTATTAAAAACGTTGTTTACGCTTGTTTCCACAAAAAAGTTTGTACCCGAACGTTTGGTCGGTGCAGGGGGCATGCCCAGTTCGCATTCTGCGCTGGTATGCTCACTTACAGTAACGTTTGCGCGTAAGCTTGGTTTTTCTTCGCCTGTATTTGCATTGTCCCTTGCCCTAGCAGGTATTGTTATGTACGATGCAATGGGTGTCCGCCGTGCCGCAGGAGAACAAGCAAAGGTGCTCAACAAAATAGTATTTGGATTTAAAGCGTGGAACTGGAACACGGATGATGATACCGATGATGAAAAGGCTATAGAAGCAGCCGAAATTGTAGAGCACATCCCCGATAAGGCGCTGAAAGAGTTCATCGGTCATACTCCCCTTGAGGTTTTGGGCGGAGCCCTGTTAGGCATTCTTATTTCTATATCGTTTCCTGTATAA